A genomic window from Scomber scombrus chromosome 18, fScoSco1.1, whole genome shotgun sequence includes:
- the LOC133999218 gene encoding serine protease 27-like: MALYKVICVAALLTLLAAVCGRPRLNTRIGGGREAPAGSWPWQASLQRSGDHFCGGSLINKEWVLTAAHCFDSTSTKHLVVVLGLQSLQGSNPNNVSLTVSQIINHPDYNRNTFDNDISLLKLSSPVTFNDFILPVCLAASDSTFYDGVNTWITGWGDIGPKTTLSQQNLMEVEMPVVGNRQCDCDYGQSSITGNMICAGFTAGGKDSCQLDTGGPMVRKTGSVWVQAGVMSFGEGCALRNFPAVYARVSKYQSWINSQITSDQPGFVTATSTGTDSDVSVKCSSLPQTTELKCK, translated from the exons ATGGCGCTCTACAAAGTGATCTGTGTGGCAGCTCTGCTGACTCTACTGGCAGCAG tGTGCGGTCGTCCTCGACTCAACACTAGGATTGGTGGGGGACGGGAGGCCCCTGCAGGCAGCTGGCCCTGGCAAGCCAGTCTGCAAAGATCTGGTGACCACTTCTGCGGAGGATCCCTCATTAACAAAGAATGGGTGCTGACAGCTGCTCATTGCTTTGATAG CACAAGCACAAAACATCTGGTTGTTGTCCTCGGACTCCAGAGTCTACAGGGGTCCAACCCCAATAACGTGTCTCTGACAGTCTCCCAGATCATCAATCATCCCGACTACAACAGAAACACTTTTGACAACGACATCTCCCTCCTGAAGCTCTCCTCACCGGTTACTTTCAATGACTTCATTCTGCCAGTGTGCCTGGCAGCCTCAGACAGCACCTTCTACGATGGAGTGAACACCTGGATCACCGGCTGGGGTGACATCGGACCTAAAA CAACTCTTTCCCAACAAAACCTCATGGAGGTGGAGATGCCTGTTGTTGGGAACAGACAGTGTGACTGTGACTATGGACAGAGCTCAATCACAGGCAACATGATCTGTGCTGGGTTTACCGCTGGAGGGAAGGACTCCTGTCAG CTTGATACAGGTGGTCCGATGGTGAGAAAGACAGGAAGTGTTTGGGTCCAGGCTGGAGTGATGAGCTTTGGAGAAGGTTGTGCACTGCGTAATTTCCCAGCAGTCTATGCCAGAGTGTCCAAGTATCAGTCCTGGATCAACAGTCAAATCACCAGCGACCAGCCAGGCTTCGTCACCGCCACGTCCACTGGGACTGACAGTGACGTCAGTGTCAAGTGTTCCAGCCTGCCTCAAACAACTGAACTCAAGTGTAAGTAA
- the LOC133999221 gene encoding natterin-3-like, giving the protein MSIYNSYEKRRDYICKCGCFSGFSPAGSDWCDYARHLIKRTCYNFDVLVSEDALEALEWKEGYPGSVPPYSIQTCSSYQLYVAKNEYGLGYADDKLFYLTWGGIEYRYEYYEALTFNKDIFKEHISDVRYKIDAAERFQHPPEIMGTSTIINNECRDVTKTSTISNTYEEEKRWDTSTAISAGVTASISAGIPLIGETGIEVSTEVTNTFSSGTTLKVSKNLAVTVEVPVPPNHSCAVSVVGHRYSANIPYTARLTRIYRNGKTRSTTITGVYKGVNVVDFKSVVDRCVPIPNAKPCK; this is encoded by the coding sequence ATGTCGATTTACAACAGCTACGAAAAACGCCGTGACTACATCTGCAAATGCGGttgtttttcaggttttagCCCTGCAGGAAGTGATTGGTGCGATTATGCCCGTCATTTAATAAAGCGTACATGCTATAATTTTGATGTCCTGGTGAGCGAAGACGCATTGGAGGCTTTGGAGTGGAAAGAAGGCTACCCTGGTTCAGTGCCTCCATATTCAATCCAGACCTGCTCCTCCTATCAGCTTTATGTTGCAAAGAACGAGTATGGTCTTGGGTATGCTGATGATAAACTTTTCTACCTTACCTGGGGAGGTATTGAATATAGGTACGAATATTATGAGGCCCTGACCTTTAACAAAGATATTTTCAAAGAGCACATTTCTGATGTCAGGTACAAGATTGATGCAGCTGAAAGATTTCAGCATCCTCCAGAGATCATGGGCACGTCTACCATTATCAACAATGAGTGCAGAGATGTCACAAAAACATCTACGATCTCAAACACatatgaagaagagaaaaggtggGACACTAGCACTGCCATCTCAGCTGGTGTCACAGCTAGCATCTCTGCTGGAATCCCATTAATCGGCGAAACAGGTATTGAGGTTAGCACTGAGGTAACCAACACATTCTCCAGTGGGACCACCCTAAAGGTGTCGAAAAACCTCGCTGTTACTGTCGAAGTACCTGTACCACCAAACCACTCCTGCGCTGTCAGTGTTGTAGGACATAGGTACTCAGCAAATATCCCTTACACAGCACGCCTCACCCGCATCTACCGTAATGGGAAAACCAGATCGACAACCATCACTGGGGTGTACAAGGGTGTCAATGTTGTAGATTTCAAGTCTGTTGTGGATCGCTGTGTTCCTATACCCAATGCTAAGCCTTgcaagtga